In Hymenobacter sublimis, a single genomic region encodes these proteins:
- the argB gene encoding acetylglutamate kinase: protein MREGLKIFKIGGGIIDDTAQLGQFLTQFAQVPGRKMLVHGGGKGASQMLTDLGIEPNMVQGRRITDAPTLDIVTMFYAGKTNKQVVALLQAAGVNALGLSGADGNAIRAVKRPVQDIDYGFVGDLPEGSINTALLDQLLQASITPVFCAITHDGQGQLLNTNADTIASTLGRALAARYEVELHFCFEKDGVLRDLNDEASVIPQITADQYQQLKAGGIIAAGMVPKLDNAFAALEAGVERVVIENALKINEPVKTVLCRS from the coding sequence ATGCGCGAAGGCCTGAAAATTTTTAAGATTGGTGGCGGTATCATCGATGACACGGCTCAACTAGGCCAGTTCCTAACTCAGTTTGCCCAAGTGCCGGGCCGCAAGATGTTGGTGCACGGTGGTGGCAAAGGCGCCAGCCAGATGCTGACCGATTTAGGCATTGAGCCGAACATGGTGCAGGGCCGCCGCATCACTGATGCCCCTACCCTCGACATTGTAACCATGTTTTACGCCGGCAAAACCAACAAGCAAGTGGTGGCCCTGCTACAAGCCGCCGGCGTAAATGCCCTGGGCCTCTCCGGCGCCGATGGCAACGCAATTCGGGCCGTGAAGCGGCCGGTTCAAGATATTGATTACGGCTTTGTGGGAGACTTGCCCGAAGGCAGCATCAACACTGCGCTGCTGGATCAATTGCTCCAAGCCAGCATCACGCCCGTGTTCTGCGCCATCACCCACGATGGCCAGGGGCAGCTGCTCAACACCAACGCCGACACCATTGCCAGCACTCTAGGCCGGGCTTTGGCCGCTCGGTACGAGGTAGAGCTGCACTTCTGCTTCGAGAAAGACGGCGTGCTACGGGACCTTAATGATGAAGCCTCCGTGATTCCGCAAATCACCGCCGACCAGTACCAGCAGCTGAAGGCCGGGGGGATTATTGCCGCTGGCATGGTGCCAAAGCTGGACAATGCCTTTGCAGCCTTGGAAGCGGGCGTGGAGCGAGTAGTGATTGAAAACGCGCTGAAAATCAATGAACCCGTGAAAACTGTCCTATGCCGAAGCTAA
- a CDS encoding GNAT family N-acetyltransferase has translation MLLRVAHAADAQYVDTLCQWYEESAKSRGVGIAKRDPNYLKKKMERGDSIIAFLDEQLAGFCYIETFEDNKFVVNSGLIVNTELRKEGLGRAIKHRVFELSRTKYPEAKIFGITTSAAVMKINNELGYRPVTFPELTQSDDFWKGCSSCKNYGILMENQRKMCLCTGMVYDNLNDKFSQQTIEILSQQQ, from the coding sequence ATGCTTTTACGAGTCGCCCATGCTGCCGATGCGCAGTACGTGGATACCCTATGTCAGTGGTATGAGGAATCTGCCAAATCGCGCGGCGTTGGCATTGCCAAGCGCGACCCTAACTATCTGAAAAAGAAGATGGAACGGGGCGATTCTATCATTGCCTTCCTTGATGAGCAGTTGGCTGGCTTCTGCTACATTGAAACCTTCGAGGATAATAAGTTCGTGGTCAATTCGGGCCTGATTGTAAATACCGAGCTCCGTAAGGAGGGCCTGGGCCGCGCCATCAAGCACCGCGTGTTTGAGCTGTCGCGCACGAAGTATCCGGAGGCCAAAATCTTCGGTATTACAACCAGCGCAGCCGTGATGAAGATCAATAACGAGCTGGGCTACAGGCCAGTAACCTTTCCTGAACTTACCCAATCCGACGACTTCTGGAAAGGCTGCTCCAGCTGCAAGAACTACGGCATCCTGATGGAAAATCAGCGCAAGATGTGCTTGTGCACCGGTATGGTATACGACAACCTGAATGACAAATTCAGCCAGCAAACCATCGAAATTTTAAGCCAGCAGCAATAG
- the argG gene encoding argininosuccinate synthase produces MKKVVLAYSGGLDTSYCVVYLTKELGLEVHTVIVNSGGFSKEELAGIEKRAYEMGSKRHEVIDVTERFYHDCLRYLLAGNILKNDTYPLSVSAERMFQSLALAEYARENKADYIAHGSTGAGNDQVRFDVAFSVISPDTEIITPIRDLGLSRQQEIEYLQANGVEMSWEKAKYSINKGIWGTSVGGVETLTSRQGLPESAWPTQLSKTEPQEISITFEEGEPVALNGKTMSPVDLIVALNELAGQYAIGRDVHVGDTILGIKGRVGFEAPAPLILIKGHHLLEKHVSSRWQLLHKDYIANWYGTLLHEAQYLDPVMRDMEAFLESSQARVSGTVYVALKPYQFELLGIESDFDMMQSKVATYGEENNAWDSRDAKGFIKIFSNQLRIHSSFNDEN; encoded by the coding sequence ATGAAAAAGGTAGTTCTCGCCTACAGCGGCGGATTGGATACATCGTATTGCGTCGTCTATCTGACGAAAGAACTGGGCCTGGAAGTCCACACGGTCATCGTTAATTCAGGCGGTTTTTCGAAAGAGGAATTGGCTGGCATCGAAAAGCGCGCGTACGAAATGGGCTCCAAGCGCCACGAGGTCATCGACGTAACCGAGCGGTTTTACCACGACTGTCTGCGCTACCTGCTGGCGGGAAATATCCTGAAAAACGATACGTACCCATTGAGCGTGAGTGCGGAGCGAATGTTTCAGAGCTTGGCGCTGGCTGAGTACGCTCGGGAAAACAAGGCCGACTACATTGCTCACGGTAGCACCGGGGCTGGCAACGACCAAGTGCGCTTCGACGTGGCTTTTTCGGTGATTTCGCCCGACACGGAAATCATCACGCCCATCCGCGACCTGGGTCTTTCGCGCCAGCAGGAGATTGAGTACCTGCAAGCCAATGGGGTAGAAATGAGCTGGGAAAAGGCTAAGTACTCTATTAATAAAGGCATTTGGGGCACCAGCGTGGGCGGGGTGGAAACGCTAACCTCTCGCCAGGGCCTGCCGGAATCAGCTTGGCCTACCCAGTTGAGCAAAACCGAGCCGCAGGAAATCAGCATCACCTTTGAGGAAGGCGAACCGGTAGCCCTGAACGGCAAAACCATGAGCCCAGTGGACCTGATTGTAGCCTTGAATGAGTTGGCTGGGCAGTATGCCATCGGCCGCGACGTGCACGTGGGCGACACCATTCTGGGTATTAAGGGCCGGGTGGGTTTTGAGGCTCCCGCGCCGCTGATTCTCATCAAGGGCCACCATTTGCTGGAGAAACATGTGTCGTCGCGGTGGCAGTTGCTGCACAAGGACTACATCGCCAACTGGTACGGCACGCTGTTGCACGAGGCCCAGTACCTCGACCCGGTGATGCGCGACATGGAGGCGTTCCTAGAGTCGTCGCAGGCGCGGGTGTCAGGTACGGTGTACGTGGCGCTGAAGCCGTACCAGTTTGAACTGCTGGGTATTGAGTCGGACTTCGACATGATGCAGTCGAAAGTGGCGACCTACGGCGAGGAAAACAACGCCTGGGACTCACGCGACGCGAAAGGCTTCATCAAAATCTTCAGCAACCAGTTGCGCATTCATTCCTCGTTCAACGATGAAAATTAA
- the argC gene encoding N-acetyl-gamma-glutamyl-phosphate reductase produces the protein MKIKVGIVGGAGYTAGELLRILLHHEYAELVAVVSSSNAGNPVYQVHDDLVGETDLVFASELAGDEDVVFLCLGHGNSKAWLEKYELPETTAVIDLSNDFRLEADADFGGREFVYGLPELNRSRIQQAQSIANPGCFATTIQLALLPLAQAGKLTEDVHVSAITGSTGAGQSLSETVHFSWRTNNVSIYKPFTHQHLGEIGESLAQLQPQLNSAMHFIPYRGNFSRGIFASVYTPSDLTQDEARELYQKFYAEAPFTTVSDQEIHLKQVVNTNKCLLHVQKFGKQLLITSVIDNLVKGASGQAVQNMNLLFGLPETTGLGLKAGLF, from the coding sequence ATGAAAATTAAGGTTGGCATCGTCGGTGGCGCCGGCTACACGGCCGGGGAGCTACTCCGCATTCTGCTGCACCACGAGTACGCGGAACTGGTGGCCGTGGTCAGTTCTTCTAACGCCGGAAATCCGGTGTATCAAGTTCATGATGACCTAGTTGGCGAAACAGACCTGGTATTTGCCTCGGAGCTGGCTGGTGATGAGGACGTGGTATTTCTGTGCCTGGGCCACGGCAATTCCAAGGCGTGGCTCGAGAAGTACGAGCTACCGGAAACTACCGCCGTAATCGACTTGAGCAACGACTTTCGCCTGGAAGCCGACGCGGACTTTGGGGGTAGGGAGTTTGTGTACGGGCTGCCGGAACTGAACCGAAGCCGCATCCAGCAGGCCCAGAGTATTGCCAACCCCGGCTGCTTCGCCACGACTATTCAGCTGGCCTTACTACCCCTGGCGCAGGCCGGCAAGCTCACGGAAGATGTGCACGTATCGGCCATTACGGGCAGCACGGGCGCGGGACAGAGCTTGTCGGAGACGGTGCACTTCTCGTGGCGCACGAATAATGTATCCATCTATAAGCCCTTCACGCATCAGCACCTCGGCGAAATCGGGGAGAGCCTAGCGCAGCTACAGCCGCAACTGAACAGCGCCATGCACTTCATTCCGTACCGCGGCAACTTCTCGCGGGGCATCTTCGCTAGCGTCTACACGCCCTCGGACTTAACCCAGGACGAAGCGCGGGAGCTGTACCAGAAGTTCTACGCCGAGGCGCCGTTCACCACGGTATCGGACCAGGAAATTCACTTGAAGCAGGTAGTAAATACCAATAAGTGCCTGCTACACGTGCAGAAGTTCGGCAAGCAGCTACTCATTACCTCGGTCATCGATAACCTAGTGAAAGGCGCTTCGGGCCAAGCAGTGCAGAACATGAACCTGCTATTTGGCTTGCCGGAAACGACTGGCCTAGGATTGAAAGCGGGGCTATTTTAA
- a CDS encoding aspartate aminotransferase family protein, producing the protein MELFNVYPLVNITPVKALGAKLWDDKGQEYLDFYGGHAVISIGHSHPHYVQRLTEQLQNIGFYSNSVQIPIQQELARKLGQVSGYEDYSLFLCNSGAEANENALKLASFHTGKKRVVAFKGAFHGRTSGAVAATDNPKIVAPFNADHAISFLEYDLAAVEQVLQGGDVCAAIIEPIQGVGGIIMPSDEFLQGLAALCKQYGALLIADEVQSGYGRSGKFFAHQHAGVRPDVISVAKGMGNGFPIGGILIAPELKASYGLLGTTFGGNHLACAAALAVLEVIKQENLLDHAAGLGHYLRSELEANAGAEEIRGRGLMVGIKYDFPIKDVRDKLLTKHHIFVGNASDPTVLRLLPPLNITKAEVDHFLQALYTLIPAGVKK; encoded by the coding sequence ATGGAGCTTTTCAACGTATATCCGCTCGTTAACATCACGCCGGTAAAGGCGCTGGGGGCGAAACTCTGGGACGATAAGGGCCAGGAATACCTGGATTTCTACGGCGGGCACGCCGTTATTTCCATCGGCCACAGCCACCCGCACTACGTGCAGCGCCTCACCGAGCAACTGCAGAACATCGGCTTCTACTCCAACTCGGTGCAGATTCCGATTCAGCAGGAGCTGGCCCGCAAGCTCGGGCAGGTGTCGGGCTATGAAGACTACTCGCTATTCCTGTGTAACTCCGGCGCCGAGGCTAACGAGAATGCCCTGAAGCTGGCGTCTTTCCACACCGGCAAAAAACGTGTGGTGGCCTTCAAAGGGGCTTTCCACGGCCGTACGTCTGGGGCGGTAGCGGCTACCGACAACCCCAAAATTGTAGCGCCTTTCAACGCCGACCACGCCATTTCCTTTCTGGAATACGACTTGGCGGCGGTGGAGCAGGTGCTGCAAGGTGGCGACGTGTGCGCGGCCATCATCGAGCCTATTCAGGGGGTAGGCGGCATCATCATGCCTTCCGACGAGTTTCTGCAAGGCCTAGCCGCGCTGTGTAAGCAGTACGGTGCGTTGCTAATTGCCGACGAGGTACAGAGTGGCTACGGCCGCAGCGGCAAGTTCTTCGCCCACCAGCACGCGGGCGTCCGGCCCGATGTAATTTCGGTGGCCAAGGGCATGGGCAACGGTTTTCCCATCGGCGGCATCCTGATTGCGCCGGAGCTGAAGGCGTCCTATGGGTTGCTGGGCACTACCTTCGGCGGCAACCACCTGGCCTGCGCCGCTGCTTTAGCCGTGCTGGAGGTTATTAAGCAGGAAAACCTGCTGGACCACGCCGCCGGGCTAGGCCACTACCTCCGCTCGGAGCTGGAAGCCAATGCCGGGGCCGAGGAAATCCGCGGCCGCGGCCTAATGGTGGGCATCAAGTACGACTTTCCCATCAAAGACGTACGCGACAAGCTGCTAACGAAGCACCACATCTTCGTGGGCAATGCTTCCGACCCCACCGTGCTGCGCCTGCTACCCCCGCTGAACATCACCAAGGCCGAAGTTGACCATTTCTTGCAGGCGCTATACACACTTATTCCGGCTGGGGTAAAAAAGTAA
- the carA gene encoding glutamine-hydrolyzing carbamoyl-phosphate synthase small subunit encodes MENAKSVKLILEDGTEIQGQSFGAFTSAAGEVVFSTAMTGYPENLTDPSFAGQILVLTYPMVGNYGVPGEELYESISKIFESDKIHIAGLVVNYYSEEHSHWNAAKSLGDWLKEYNIPGIFGVDTRMLTKILREKGAMLGKIVAEEDVELHDPNQDNLVAQVSPTQVKHYGNGQHKIVLVDCGTKTNIIRCFLQRDVELIRVPWDYDFTKIDYDGLFLSNGPGDPKMCTATIGHLQTALGQDKPIFGICLGSQLMGLAAGGDTFKLKYGHRSHNQPVKLTGTQRSYITSQNHGFAVDTDTLPAEWTMLFENLNDGTCEGIKHKTKPFFSTQFHPEAAGGPEDTEYLFDDFLKAVAEHKAAK; translated from the coding sequence GTGGAAAACGCTAAATCGGTAAAACTCATTCTCGAGGACGGCACTGAAATTCAGGGCCAGTCTTTCGGCGCATTCACCTCCGCCGCGGGCGAGGTAGTGTTTAGCACGGCCATGACCGGCTACCCCGAAAACCTCACCGACCCCTCCTTCGCCGGCCAGATTCTGGTTTTAACCTACCCGATGGTAGGCAACTACGGCGTACCCGGCGAGGAATTATATGAGTCGATTTCCAAGATTTTCGAGTCGGACAAGATTCACATTGCCGGCCTCGTGGTAAACTACTACTCCGAGGAGCACAGCCACTGGAACGCTGCCAAAAGCCTCGGCGACTGGCTCAAGGAGTACAACATTCCCGGCATCTTTGGGGTGGATACGCGCATGCTCACCAAAATCCTGCGCGAAAAAGGCGCCATGTTGGGCAAGATTGTGGCCGAGGAAGACGTGGAGCTGCACGACCCCAACCAGGACAACCTGGTGGCCCAGGTGAGCCCTACCCAGGTAAAGCACTACGGCAACGGCCAGCATAAAATCGTGCTCGTCGACTGCGGCACCAAGACCAACATCATCCGCTGCTTCCTCCAGCGCGACGTGGAGCTCATCCGCGTGCCCTGGGACTACGACTTCACTAAAATTGACTACGACGGCCTGTTCCTGAGCAATGGCCCCGGCGACCCGAAGATGTGCACCGCCACCATCGGCCACCTGCAAACCGCGCTGGGCCAGGACAAGCCCATTTTCGGTATCTGCCTAGGCTCCCAGCTTATGGGCCTGGCCGCGGGCGGCGACACCTTCAAGCTGAAGTACGGCCACCGCAGCCATAACCAACCGGTAAAGCTTACGGGCACCCAGCGCAGCTACATCACCAGCCAGAACCACGGCTTCGCGGTAGATACCGACACGCTACCCGCTGAGTGGACCATGTTGTTCGAGAACCTCAACGACGGCACCTGCGAAGGCATCAAGCACAAGACCAAGCCCTTCTTCTCCACGCAGTTCCACCCCGAAGCCGCCGGCGGCCCCGAGGATACGGAGTATCTGTTCGATGACTTCCTCAAAGCCGTAGCCGAGCACAAAGCTGCGAAATAA
- the carB gene encoding carbamoyl-phosphate synthase (glutamine-hydrolyzing) large subunit, which yields MEKPQKVLILGSGALKIGEAGEFDYSGSQALKALKEEGIRTILINPNIATVQTSDNIADDVYFLPVTPYFVEEVIKKEQPDGILVAFGGQTALNCAVALFRAGVFEKYNVKVLGTPVQSIIDTEDRDIFKEKLDQIGVLSARSVAVTNMEDALAAAEKIGFPIIVRAAFALGGLGSGFANNMDELRTLAQKSFTTSDQILVEESLKGWKEVEYEVVRDQYDNCITVCNMENFDPIGIHTGESIVVAPSQTLSNREYHKLRSIGIKTIRHLGIVGECNIQYALDPVSEDYRVIEVNARLSRSSALASKATGYPLAFVAAKLSLGYSLSELKNSVTQTTSAFFEPALDYVVVKLPRWDLGKFEGVNRQIGSAMKSVGEVMAIGKSFEEAIQKGLRMLDTGKRGFVANKPEQVDNPTIDRLLSEPNEERIFAINLAFEAGYTLEQVHDLTKIDHWFLQRLFTIFELGKKLAEKRGSGLDALETVLLRDVKKAGFSDQQIAVKLLGEGDVKADELLVRARRKALGVLPVIKQIDTLAAEFPAKTNYLYSTYHGTENDLEPETNKSIAVLGSGVYRIGSSVEFDWCGVNAVQTAAEEGYKTIIINYNPETVSTDYDVSDRLYFEELSFERVMDILEFEQPEGVILSTGGQIPNNLATRLADANAPILGTAPARIDEAENRHKFSSIMDELGIAQPRWKELTSLDAMFEFVGEVGYPVLIRPSYVLSGAAMNVVSNAFEMEAFLRAATEVSAEYPVVVSEFMQEAKEIELDAVADKGEIVSYAISEHVEFAGVHSGDATMYYPPQKVYVRTIRRLKTIAEKIAKRYEISGPFNIQFLEKAGEIRVIECNIRASRSYPFVSKVSGNNLIKKATQVLLGKKVSRDESERVYDLPFVGVKAPQFSFTRLPGADPVLRVDMVSTGEVGCLGDTADEALLKAMLSVGYKIPQKSVLISGGPIKSKVALLSAVELLVKKGYTIYATQGTHRFFAENGIPSSLLFWPDDYQEPNVLTYLKEKKIDLVINIPKNLSKGELDNDYKIRRTAIDFGIPLLTNARLAKAFIQAFCRLEMKDLKIKSWNEYKAM from the coding sequence ATGGAAAAACCACAGAAAGTTCTCATCCTCGGTTCCGGTGCGCTGAAAATTGGCGAGGCCGGTGAGTTCGATTACTCCGGTTCTCAGGCCCTCAAGGCGCTGAAAGAGGAAGGCATCCGCACCATCCTCATCAACCCCAACATTGCTACCGTGCAAACGTCGGACAACATTGCCGACGACGTGTACTTCCTGCCCGTGACGCCCTACTTCGTGGAGGAAGTCATCAAGAAGGAGCAGCCTGATGGTATTCTGGTGGCGTTTGGGGGCCAAACGGCCCTGAACTGCGCCGTGGCCCTGTTCCGCGCTGGCGTGTTTGAGAAGTACAACGTGAAGGTGCTGGGCACGCCCGTGCAGAGCATCATCGACACCGAGGACCGGGACATTTTCAAGGAGAAGCTCGACCAGATTGGCGTACTCTCGGCCCGCAGCGTGGCCGTGACCAACATGGAGGACGCGCTGGCCGCAGCCGAGAAAATCGGTTTCCCGATTATCGTGCGGGCGGCGTTTGCGCTGGGTGGCCTAGGCAGCGGTTTTGCCAACAACATGGACGAGCTACGGACCCTGGCCCAGAAATCCTTCACCACTTCGGACCAGATTCTGGTGGAAGAGTCCCTGAAGGGCTGGAAGGAAGTGGAGTACGAGGTGGTGCGCGACCAGTATGATAACTGCATCACGGTCTGCAACATGGAGAACTTCGACCCCATCGGGATTCACACCGGGGAAAGCATCGTGGTAGCTCCGTCGCAGACCCTGAGCAACCGCGAGTACCACAAGCTGCGCAGCATCGGCATCAAAACCATCCGCCACCTAGGCATTGTGGGTGAGTGCAATATCCAGTACGCTCTCGACCCCGTGTCGGAGGACTACCGTGTGATTGAGGTGAATGCCCGCCTGTCGCGCTCCTCGGCGCTGGCTTCCAAGGCTACGGGCTACCCGCTGGCGTTTGTGGCGGCTAAGCTGAGCCTAGGCTACTCGCTGTCGGAGCTCAAGAACAGCGTAACGCAGACTACTTCGGCCTTCTTCGAGCCGGCGCTCGACTACGTGGTAGTAAAGCTGCCGCGCTGGGACTTGGGCAAGTTCGAAGGCGTGAACCGGCAGATTGGCTCGGCCATGAAGAGCGTGGGTGAGGTCATGGCCATCGGCAAATCCTTCGAGGAAGCCATTCAGAAAGGCCTGCGCATGCTGGATACCGGCAAGCGCGGCTTCGTGGCCAACAAGCCCGAGCAGGTAGACAACCCCACCATCGACCGGCTGCTTAGTGAGCCCAACGAGGAGCGCATCTTCGCCATCAATCTGGCCTTCGAGGCGGGCTACACCTTGGAGCAAGTGCACGATCTGACCAAGATTGACCACTGGTTCTTGCAGCGCCTGTTCACCATTTTCGAGCTGGGCAAGAAGCTGGCGGAAAAGCGTGGCAGCGGCCTAGATGCCCTGGAAACGGTCCTTCTGCGCGACGTGAAAAAAGCCGGTTTCTCGGACCAGCAGATTGCCGTGAAGCTGCTGGGCGAAGGCGACGTGAAAGCCGACGAACTGCTGGTGCGCGCCCGCCGCAAGGCCCTGGGCGTGCTACCCGTCATCAAGCAGATTGACACGCTGGCCGCCGAATTTCCGGCCAAAACCAACTACCTCTACAGCACCTACCACGGCACCGAAAACGACTTGGAGCCGGAGACCAACAAGTCGATTGCGGTGCTGGGCTCGGGCGTGTACCGCATCGGTAGCTCCGTGGAGTTCGACTGGTGCGGCGTGAATGCCGTGCAGACGGCCGCCGAGGAGGGCTACAAAACCATCATCATCAACTACAACCCCGAAACCGTTTCCACCGACTACGACGTGTCGGACCGGCTGTACTTCGAGGAGCTGAGCTTCGAGCGGGTGATGGACATCCTGGAGTTCGAGCAACCAGAGGGCGTAATTCTCTCCACTGGCGGCCAAATTCCGAACAACCTGGCTACCCGTCTGGCCGACGCCAACGCGCCCATCCTGGGTACGGCTCCGGCCCGCATTGATGAGGCCGAAAACCGCCACAAGTTCAGCAGCATCATGGACGAGTTGGGCATTGCCCAGCCCCGCTGGAAAGAGCTGACCTCACTGGACGCTATGTTCGAGTTCGTGGGGGAGGTAGGCTACCCCGTGCTGATTCGTCCGAGCTACGTGCTATCAGGCGCCGCTATGAACGTGGTTTCCAACGCCTTCGAAATGGAAGCCTTCCTACGGGCAGCCACTGAGGTAAGCGCCGAGTACCCGGTGGTGGTATCGGAGTTTATGCAGGAGGCCAAGGAAATTGAGCTGGACGCGGTGGCCGACAAGGGCGAAATCGTGAGCTACGCCATTTCCGAGCACGTGGAGTTTGCCGGCGTGCATTCTGGTGATGCCACCATGTACTACCCCCCGCAGAAGGTGTACGTGCGCACCATCCGTCGGCTGAAAACCATTGCCGAGAAGATTGCCAAGCGCTATGAAATCAGCGGGCCGTTCAACATTCAGTTCCTGGAGAAAGCTGGCGAAATTCGGGTAATTGAGTGCAATATCCGCGCCTCGCGCAGCTACCCCTTCGTGTCGAAAGTATCGGGCAACAATCTGATCAAAAAGGCCACGCAGGTGCTGTTGGGCAAGAAAGTGTCGCGCGACGAGAGCGAGCGGGTGTACGATCTGCCCTTTGTGGGCGTGAAAGCCCCGCAGTTCTCCTTCACCCGCTTACCCGGCGCCGACCCAGTGCTGCGCGTGGACATGGTGAGCACTGGCGAAGTAGGCTGCCTCGGCGACACCGCCGACGAAGCCCTGCTGAAGGCCATGCTAAGCGTGGGCTACAAGATTCCGCAGAAGTCGGTGCTAATTTCTGGCGGCCCCATCAAGTCGAAAGTAGCACTGCTATCAGCCGTGGAACTGCTGGTAAAGAAGGGCTACACCATCTACGCTACCCAGGGCACGCACCGGTTCTTCGCCGAAAATGGCATTCCCAGCTCCCTGCTGTTCTGGCCCGATGACTACCAGGAGCCCAACGTGCTAACCTACTTGAAGGAAAAGAAGATTGACTTAGTCATCAACATCCCCAAGAACCTCTCGAAGGGCGAGCTGGACAACGACTACAAAATCCGCCGCACCGCCATCGACTTCGGCATCCCGCTGCTCACCAACGCCCGCCTGGCCAAAGCCTTCATTCAAGCCTTCTGCCGTCTGGAAATGAAGGACCTAAAAATCAAAAGCTGGAACGAGTATAAGGCCATGTAG
- a CDS encoding DUF6984 family protein, producing the protein MPRPLFSKEKIIVSQLLAGTEYAATYLPLLDELRVEDMNDGEMESLLFASSTTNRRYGGDIAQVQLQDEDGIPVMISLVIDQYDQLFELDVWKVDFSPTKNLMPFSGID; encoded by the coding sequence TTGCCTCGTCCTCTGTTTTCAAAAGAGAAAATTATTGTAAGTCAGCTACTAGCAGGTACTGAATATGCAGCTACGTACTTACCCTTACTCGATGAGCTTCGAGTAGAGGATATGAACGACGGAGAAATGGAAAGTCTTCTTTTCGCAAGCTCAACTACTAACCGGCGCTATGGAGGTGACATTGCACAGGTACAATTACAAGATGAGGATGGGATTCCAGTTATGATTAGTCTGGTGATAGATCAATATGATCAACTCTTCGAGCTTGATGTATGGAAAGTAGATTTCTCCCCTACTAAAAATTTGATGCCTTTCTCAGGCATAGATTAA
- a CDS encoding N-acetylornithine carbamoyltransferase produces MKNFTSFADAGDYKALLRQALEIKANPFGYQHIGRNKTVGLIFFNPSLRTRLSSVKAAYNLGAQAWVLNAGADSWTLEMADGAVMNGGTQEHIKEAIAVMSQYCDVLGVRTFPTLKDREADYSEEVFNKILKYATVPVISLESATLHPLQSFADLITVAETKQKERVKVVLTWAPHVRALPQCVPNSFCDWFSEVDWVDFVITHPEGYELDPKFTKGARIEYDQQKALEGADFVQAKNWSSYQHYGQVLSNDPSWMLTPEHMAGTHGAKFLHCLPVRRNVEVSDAILDSPNSLVIQEAGNRVFSMQTVLHELLKS; encoded by the coding sequence ATGAAAAACTTCACCTCCTTCGCCGATGCGGGCGACTATAAAGCCCTGTTGCGGCAAGCTCTAGAAATCAAGGCGAATCCGTTTGGCTACCAGCACATTGGGCGCAATAAAACCGTGGGGCTGATCTTCTTCAACCCTAGCTTGCGGACCCGGCTTAGCTCGGTTAAGGCAGCTTACAACCTAGGCGCGCAGGCCTGGGTACTCAATGCTGGTGCTGATTCCTGGACGCTGGAAATGGCCGATGGCGCGGTGATGAACGGTGGTACCCAGGAGCACATCAAGGAAGCCATTGCCGTAATGAGCCAGTACTGCGACGTGCTGGGCGTGCGCACCTTTCCTACGCTCAAGGACCGGGAGGCCGATTACAGCGAGGAAGTGTTCAATAAGATTCTGAAGTACGCCACTGTGCCGGTTATCAGCCTGGAAAGTGCCACGCTGCACCCGTTGCAGTCGTTTGCCGACTTGATTACGGTGGCTGAGACCAAGCAAAAGGAGCGCGTGAAAGTGGTGCTGACTTGGGCCCCCCACGTGCGCGCCCTGCCCCAGTGCGTGCCTAATTCGTTCTGCGACTGGTTTTCAGAAGTAGACTGGGTAGACTTCGTTATCACGCATCCCGAAGGCTACGAGCTGGACCCCAAGTTCACGAAAGGGGCCCGCATTGAGTACGACCAACAGAAGGCTCTGGAAGGCGCCGACTTCGTGCAGGCCAAGAACTGGAGCAGCTACCAGCACTACGGCCAGGTACTCAGCAACGACCCGTCTTGGATGCTCACCCCCGAACACATGGCCGGTACCCACGGCGCCAAGTTCCTGCACTGCCTACCCGTGCGCCGCAACGTGGAGGTGTCGGACGCCATTCTGGATTCGCCGAACTCGCTGGTGATTCAGGAGGCCGGGAACCGGGTGTTTTCGATGCAAACCGTGCTGCACGAGTTGCTGAAGAGCTAG